In ANME-2 cluster archaeon, one genomic interval encodes:
- a CDS encoding amidohydrolase family protein: FSEMEFLSKVYRLDDRQVFKLCTLNGAKILGTDEDIGSIVDGKQATIMLLDDESPNLSNSSDPVASLVRRGRPDDIKAITNGNGGIIHGK, from the coding sequence TTCTCTGAAATGGAATTCCTGTCTAAGGTATACAGGCTGGATGACAGACAGGTATTTAAGTTGTGCACGCTTAATGGAGCAAAAATACTTGGGACTGATGAGGATATAGGTTCAATCGTGGATGGAAAACAGGCCACTATCATGTTACTGGACGATGAGTCACCAAATTTATCCAATAGCAGTGACCCTGTTGCCAGCCTTGTCAGAAGAGGGAGACCTGACGACATCAAAGCAATAACAAATGGAAATGGAGGAATTATCCATGGAAAGTAG
- a CDS encoding universal stress protein → MESRLFKNIILATDGSKYSGNAVEYAVELAKISRARISAIYVVDTGAFATIPMDAAWENIYELLKTEGSEATGKVEAEAKISDVEVECFVVEGHPAEEIVKLSETIPADLIVMGTLGKRGLDRFLLGSVAEKVSRTSKVPVMIVRGEKPR, encoded by the coding sequence ATGGAAAGTAGATTGTTTAAAAACATAATTCTTGCAACGGACGGTTCGAAATATTCTGGAAATGCTGTTGAATATGCCGTTGAGCTTGCCAAGATCTCCAGGGCCAGGATATCTGCCATATATGTAGTTGATACCGGGGCATTTGCCACCATACCCATGGACGCGGCATGGGAGAACATATATGAACTGTTGAAGACAGAAGGCAGCGAAGCAACCGGGAAAGTGGAAGCAGAGGCAAAAATATCAGATGTGGAAGTGGAATGCTTTGTTGTGGAAGGACATCCGGCAGAAGAGATTGTGAAATTATCGGAAACTATTCCGGCAGACCTGATCGTTATGGGTACCCTTGGTAAGAGGGGACTTGACAGGTTCCTGCTGGGCAGCGTGGCAGAAAAAGTTTCAAGGACTTCAAAAGTGCCTGTAATGATCGTCAGAGGGGAAAAACCCAGATAA
- a CDS encoding CBS domain-containing protein has protein sequence MPNVTTVDDIMIRDVAFATLPGSRDEVLDILKKKHVSGVPVVKNGDLVGIVTRTDLLKNPEEEQLAILMKRDPITITAEKSIVQASRIITESGVRRLPVVEGNTLVGLITIADIIGAIAGFNIPDPIGDFIDGKVIVVWENTPVSVMGMILEMAEVKAAPIVNESREILGVVCDKDLINMSIIEDSVEHSDMSAGSDDDAWTWESMRDTMSLYYSVSRIKLPDCSVKDAVKLKGEPISVVPSNSISETARKMKRNNIDQMPVISANNKLKGMVHDFDLLKALI, from the coding sequence ATGCCAAATGTTACAACAGTTGATGACATCATGATAAGGGATGTTGCCTTTGCAACACTACCGGGATCTAGGGATGAAGTATTGGATATCCTGAAAAAAAAGCATGTGTCCGGTGTGCCTGTGGTCAAGAACGGTGATCTGGTCGGCATTGTGACCAGGACCGATCTTTTAAAGAACCCGGAAGAGGAACAGCTTGCAATCCTGATGAAAAGGGACCCCATTACTATTACTGCTGAAAAATCCATTGTACAAGCTTCAAGGATAATAACCGAATCAGGTGTCAGGAGACTTCCGGTTGTGGAGGGGAATACCCTGGTGGGGCTGATCACTATAGCGGATATTATCGGTGCTATTGCCGGTTTTAACATTCCGGACCCAATAGGGGACTTTATTGATGGCAAAGTTATCGTAGTATGGGAAAATACTCCTGTTTCCGTAATGGGAATGATTTTGGAAATGGCTGAGGTCAAAGCCGCACCTATTGTGAACGAGTCAAGAGAGATATTGGGTGTGGTCTGTGATAAAGACCTGATCAACATGAGCATTATCGAGGATTCTGTTGAGCATTCTGATATGTCTGCAGGTTCGGATGATGATGCCTGGACATGGGAATCAATGCGTGATACTATGAGTTTGTATTACAGCGTATCCAGGATCAAACTGCCGGATTGTTCGGTAAAGGATGCAGTGAAGTTAAAAGGTGAACCAATTTCCGTTGTTCCCAGCAATTCTATCAGCGAAACGGCCAGGAAGATGAAGCGTAATAATATAGACCAGATGCCGGTGATCTCTGCCAACAATAAACTTAAGGGCATGGTCCATGACTTTGACCTGCTTAAGGCATTGATATAA
- a CDS encoding preprotein translocase subunit Sec61beta — protein sequence MGKKKESQSGLMSSAGLMRYYEADETTYHMDPKIIMIGGVLIGIILLVLNYRFGLWP from the coding sequence GTGGGTAAAAAGAAAGAGTCACAGAGCGGCCTGATGTCATCGGCTGGCCTTATGCGTTATTATGAGGCCGATGAGACCACCTACCACATGGATCCGAAAATTATCATGATCGGTGGGGTGTTGATCGGTATTATATTACTTGTGTTAAATTACCGGTTCGGATTGTGGCCCTGA